Proteins encoded together in one Bradyrhizobium sp. CB82 window:
- a CDS encoding EAL domain-containing protein: MNLQILELPKLIAERRSSAIFGLVIITMMWAGVAVKYFGDLRGDQREAYRDAHNFALVFEENVLRSIGEIDKALLYLRRSIETRKNTVSFSAIANTTDVLSDIIVQVAIIDDKGIMRASNSGPQPAPALDLSDREHFKFHVNNIADQLFISKPVVGRASGKWSVQFTRRFVNSDQTFGGVVVASLNPDHLTKFYNNINFGSAAAIALIGSDGVVRSSGGSAVGYALGDDLSGTELLDQMRAGVETTFESVDPANNEARFITVRKVKGYPLWVSVSLSKNQILESSRNALKLNSLVGTVLTLLVLIALEQLLRIDAKARQKANQLDLTLEYMNQGIMLVTYDQQIPIINRRCGELLDLPVEFIQNPPRVDQLAEYETPTGRLTAASVRIFADLVAGELGVSERTMPDGSIIEIRRESLPDGGFVQTFTDVTKRSRAEADAVRLSSEDSLTGLPNRRMFRSMLDRMSRRQPSAVDNGQAAVEFAVLFLDLDRFKAINDTLGHQTGDLLLQEMARRLKGTLGANEVLARLGGDEFAVVVPAVECRPALEALANSMIEAAQEPFEIGGHRIRSGISIGIAIGPCDGVNCDDLLIAADLALYAVKAQGRGSYRFYHAAMNRELRERRQLEIDLREAIEQNEMELYYQPILNLRSNIITGFEALARWRHPVNGMISPATFIAVAEDTGLIQPLGEWALREACRCAAHWPNNLKIAVNLSPIQFAASNLSEVVRHALAETGLQPHRLELEITEGVFMTNNESTLSTLRQLKQLGVRISLDDFGTGYSSLSYLRSFPFDKIKIDRSFVSDLAEGTEHVVIVQAVVSIARALGMTTLAEGIENVGQYDFLAALDCDEGQGYLFSPPVPIAKVPEMIAKWSPGRKFVA, encoded by the coding sequence ATGAATTTACAAATCCTAGAGCTGCCAAAGCTGATTGCTGAGCGTCGAAGCTCGGCAATTTTCGGCCTGGTGATCATCACCATGATGTGGGCAGGAGTTGCTGTAAAATACTTCGGCGATCTTCGGGGGGACCAAAGAGAGGCGTATCGGGACGCTCATAACTTTGCGCTGGTATTCGAAGAGAATGTTCTTCGATCAATCGGAGAAATTGATAAGGCGCTCCTATACTTGCGACGGAGCATTGAGACCCGGAAAAATACGGTTAGTTTTAGCGCTATTGCCAACACGACCGACGTGCTGAGCGACATCATCGTCCAAGTCGCCATTATTGATGACAAGGGAATTATGCGCGCGTCGAACAGCGGTCCTCAACCCGCGCCTGCCCTGGATCTGAGTGATCGGGAGCACTTTAAGTTTCATGTGAACAACATCGCGGATCAGCTTTTTATCAGCAAGCCGGTGGTTGGCCGTGCGAGCGGAAAATGGTCCGTGCAATTCACGCGGCGCTTCGTGAACAGTGACCAGACGTTCGGCGGCGTCGTCGTGGCCTCGCTCAATCCGGACCATTTGACGAAATTCTACAACAATATCAATTTTGGATCGGCGGCGGCGATCGCCCTGATCGGAAGTGATGGCGTGGTTCGTTCGAGTGGTGGGAGCGCGGTCGGTTACGCACTTGGAGACGATCTTAGCGGAACAGAATTGCTCGACCAAATGCGAGCCGGGGTCGAAACTACATTTGAGAGCGTTGATCCTGCCAACAACGAGGCGCGTTTCATTACTGTCCGCAAGGTCAAGGGCTATCCGTTGTGGGTCAGCGTTAGCTTGAGTAAAAACCAGATCTTGGAAAGCTCTCGGAACGCCCTCAAGTTGAATTCGTTGGTGGGCACTGTACTTACTTTGCTGGTTCTCATTGCTCTTGAGCAGCTTCTACGGATAGACGCGAAGGCAAGACAAAAAGCGAATCAGCTTGACCTTACGCTCGAGTATATGAACCAAGGAATTATGCTGGTTACCTATGACCAGCAGATTCCGATTATCAATCGTCGCTGCGGCGAGTTGCTCGATTTGCCCGTAGAGTTCATACAGAACCCACCAAGGGTCGATCAACTCGCCGAATACGAGACACCGACGGGCAGATTGACCGCGGCGTCTGTTCGGATCTTTGCAGATCTTGTCGCAGGAGAACTCGGCGTTAGCGAACGAACGATGCCGGATGGATCAATCATCGAGATTCGCAGGGAAAGTCTCCCCGATGGTGGGTTCGTCCAAACCTTCACCGACGTCACGAAAAGATCGCGCGCTGAAGCAGATGCAGTCCGCCTTAGTTCCGAGGATTCACTCACCGGTCTCCCAAACCGGCGGATGTTTCGCTCCATGCTCGACCGGATGAGCCGCCGGCAACCATCGGCAGTAGACAACGGGCAGGCAGCGGTGGAATTCGCCGTCCTATTTCTTGATCTTGATCGTTTTAAAGCTATCAACGATACGCTTGGCCATCAGACCGGTGACTTGCTCTTGCAGGAGATGGCCCGGCGCTTAAAGGGTACGCTCGGTGCAAACGAAGTGCTGGCACGCCTCGGCGGCGATGAGTTCGCAGTTGTTGTGCCGGCGGTTGAGTGCCGACCAGCGCTCGAGGCCCTAGCAAATAGTATGATCGAGGCAGCACAGGAGCCTTTTGAGATTGGGGGCCACCGAATCCGTTCTGGAATCAGTATCGGTATCGCCATTGGACCGTGCGACGGAGTAAATTGCGACGACCTTCTGATTGCCGCCGATCTGGCACTATACGCGGTCAAAGCCCAAGGTCGGGGCAGCTATAGATTCTATCATGCTGCAATGAACAGGGAGCTTAGGGAACGACGGCAGCTTGAGATCGATCTGCGCGAGGCGATCGAGCAAAATGAGATGGAATTATACTATCAGCCCATCCTCAATTTGCGGAGCAACATCATAACCGGATTCGAAGCCCTGGCGCGATGGCGCCATCCGGTCAATGGCATGATATCGCCGGCAACATTCATTGCGGTAGCGGAGGATACTGGACTCATTCAACCTCTTGGCGAATGGGCTCTGAGAGAGGCGTGCCGCTGCGCCGCGCACTGGCCGAACAATCTTAAGATAGCGGTCAATCTTTCTCCGATTCAGTTTGCAGCTTCCAATCTCTCCGAGGTCGTGAGACACGCCCTGGCGGAAACCGGACTTCAGCCGCATCGCCTTGAGCTTGAAATTACCGAAGGAGTATTCATGACCAATAATGAATCCACCCTATCTACCCTGCGTCAGTTGAAGCAACTCGGCGTCCGTATTTCGCTGGACGATTTCGGTACCGGGTATTCCTCTCTCAGTTATCTGCGCAGCTTCCCATTCGACAAAATCAAGATAGATAGGTCGTTTGTTTCTGACCTTGCCGAAGGCACCGAGCACGTTGTGATTGTGCAAGCCGTGGTGAGTATTGCTCGCGCTCTGGGAATGACGACGTTGGCAGAAGGCATCGAAAACGTCGGACAGTACGATTTTCTCGCGGCGCTCGATTGCGACGAAGGGCAAGGCTATCTGTTCAGTCCACCTGTTCCAATAGCAAAAGTTCCTGAAATGATTGCCAAATGGTCGCCCGGGCGCAAATTTGTCGCGTAG
- a CDS encoding DMT family transporter codes for MSDLTDAARYPQNPIAIPGLRKDDVVRGIYCMIAASVMFALSSALSKWQAALYPVGEVMFFRSVSAFVLCAALILPATGMSVFKTRRPRAHLARGLSQSISQTFTVIAVSLMPLAGAIAINFSASLWAALLSFIWLKERAGIARWSALVTGFVGVLVVVNPGADSLQIGALFALANAVMYGSVTVAVRGMTATESAKTLLMWQMLTVTFFHSFLLLFGFRMPAPADAIMLTLSGLTNAAAQYFWTQALHLAPAAAVSPFYYLTLVWALAIGFFVWGDVPTLWLLIGSGIVVASGLFLLVHEARRPTKKPISGEQTGEYALEKVAG; via the coding sequence ATGAGCGATCTTACGGACGCCGCCCGCTATCCGCAGAACCCAATTGCCATTCCCGGCTTACGGAAGGATGACGTTGTTCGCGGAATATACTGCATGATCGCCGCGAGCGTGATGTTCGCACTATCGAGCGCACTATCGAAATGGCAAGCCGCTCTCTATCCAGTTGGCGAGGTTATGTTCTTTCGCTCCGTTTCTGCGTTTGTTCTCTGCGCCGCATTGATCCTCCCGGCAACGGGCATGTCAGTCTTTAAGACTCGGCGGCCCCGCGCCCATCTTGCACGCGGGCTGTCGCAGTCGATCTCGCAGACGTTCACTGTCATCGCCGTTAGTCTGATGCCGCTTGCAGGAGCGATCGCAATCAATTTTTCTGCATCGTTGTGGGCAGCCTTGCTGTCGTTTATCTGGCTTAAAGAGCGTGCCGGAATCGCGCGTTGGAGTGCGCTGGTAACGGGATTCGTCGGGGTTCTCGTTGTGGTAAATCCAGGTGCAGATTCGTTGCAGATTGGCGCATTGTTTGCGCTGGCAAACGCGGTTATGTATGGCAGCGTCACGGTTGCCGTTCGCGGAATGACCGCAACTGAGTCTGCAAAGACGCTGTTGATGTGGCAGATGCTTACGGTAACCTTCTTTCACTCCTTCTTGCTGCTGTTTGGATTCCGGATGCCCGCCCCGGCTGACGCAATCATGTTGACCCTGAGCGGTCTTACAAACGCCGCGGCACAATATTTTTGGACGCAAGCGCTTCACCTAGCCCCGGCCGCCGCCGTCTCGCCATTCTATTACCTGACGCTCGTCTGGGCACTTGCGATCGGATTTTTCGTTTGGGGCGACGTACCGACGCTTTGGCTTCTGATCGGGTCCGGCATTGTTGTTGCATCGGGCCTGTTCCTGCTCGTGCACGAGGCTCGGCGACCAACCAAGAAGCCGATCTCCGGTGAACAAACTGGAGAGTACGCTCTTGAGAAAGTCGCTGGCTAA